The DNA segment CCTCCGCCGGGCGTGCTGGACCCGCCGAGGCAATGGATCAGGATGTCCACACCTCCGAACGTCTCCGTCACCATTGATGCGACCCTTTCCGCGCCTTCCGGCGTCGTGAGGTCCGCCTGGACGAAGAGGTCGCTGGCGCCACCGGAGGGCGGCTCGGACCGGGCGCTGGTCGCGGTCCGCGCGCCGCCCGACGCGAAGCGCCGGACGATGGCTTCACCCGCGCCCTTCGTGCCGCCCGTCACCAGGACCCGCTTCCCGGAAAATTCGGTTGGATCGCTCTTGAAGTGGGGGGCCATCGTCATGACGCGATCTCCAGGCGGCCGATGCGAGATCCGTCGAGCGTGAACTTGAAGCGAAGCGGGACCGGGCTGCCGGGAAACGTGCCCGAGACGAGCGCCGTGACCTGCACGGCGGCACCATCCATGGCGACGTCCTGGATCTCCGCCGTATCCCTGTACTTCCGGCTCGTCTCTTCCATCCAGGCGCGGATGGCGGCCCGTCCTTCATGGCTCTGGCCTTCATCCTTCACGGATGCCGATTCAGAAAAGGCCGACGCGGCGGCGGCAAAGTCCCCGGTGTTCTTTCCGGAGAAATAGCGCTCGATGGATGGCGGCAGTTTTTCGGTCATGGCCTTCTCCTTTGGGAGAGACGCTTCGGCGTGCGCGCTTGTCCCGCCCTCAAGGTGGACGTAGCCTGAGGACGTGACAAGAACCGACGAAAAAGTAAGGCCCTTACTGGAAAGTAAGGACCTCTATCCCACGCCCGGCACCGCCGCGACCGCGGTGGAGAAGATCCTGCGCATGCTCGAAGGCCGCTGGAAATTGGTGATCCTGTTCCGCCTGTTCGGAGGGAAGATCCTCCGCTTCTCGGAACTGGAGCGGGAGATTCCGGGGATCTCCCAGAAGATGCTGATCCAGCAGCTGCGCCAGCTGGAGAAGGACGGGATCGTGCGCCGGGTCGTCTACCCTCAGGTGCCACCGAAGGTGGAATACAGGCTTACCGAGTGGGGGCAGTCGCTTTGTCCGGTCTTGGATGCTCTGTTGAAGTGGGAAGTGAATCGCCCCAATCCATCGGAGAGCGTGGATTTGGAGTAATCGCTTCAATCCGCCCGGTATTACCGAGCCCCCCATAGACCAACCCCCGAAACCGAAGGCTTCAGGGGACTGGATTGGTGCACCCGACTGGAATCGAACCAGCGACCTTTGGCTTCGGAGGCCAACGCTCTATCCAACTGAGCTACGGGTACTTTTTGCCGAAATGATTGGACTTGGTTGCCGATTGTTTGGAAAACATAGCAACATTTTTGAGCTAATGTTGGTTCTTTCTCCTGGCAAAACCCTGGCAATCCCTTCTGCTCTTACATCCTAACCCGAGATCCCAGATCCTAGCTACTCCACCCTACAAGGCACAGTTCAAGGCGTCGTAATTGGTCCTGGAGCCTCTGCCCCATCTGCATCGATTCGGATCGTTCCACCATACCTATCCCAAGGAGGGGGAGATATCCACAAGTCTTGGGTGACCCATGGGTGCCTTGGCCCCGATCCCGATGCGATCCAGTGGGCTCGCGACGCCGTGGCCACCGCGATTCAGCACGTGGGTGTAGGTCATGGTGGTCTCCACGTCCTTGTGGCCGAGTAGTTCCTGGATGGTGTGGATGTCGTAGCCGCTCCCCAGCAGGTGGGTCGTGAAGGAGTGGCGCAGCACATGGGGCGTCACGGGCTTGGCGATGTCGGCTCGCCTAGCGGCCTCGCGAATCGCACGCTGAATACTCTCGGGGTAGATGTGATGGCGCCGGATCACTCCGCTTTCCGGATCGGGTCCTCGCAGTCTGGAAGGGAATACCCACTGCCAGTGCCATTTCTTCCCGAGTCCCCGGTACTTTCGCCCCTAAGGCATGGGGCAGCCAGACCTCGCCGAAGCCAGCCTCCAAGTCCTGGGCGTGGAGCGCCCGCACCTTCAGCAGGTGCTCCTGGAGCGGGCTAACCAGGGCCTCCGGCAGCATGGTCACGCGATCTTTGCCACCCTTGCCTTCTCTTACGATGACCTCGCGCCGCTCGAAATCGAGATCCTTGACGCGAAGGCGGAGGCCTTCCTTCAGGCGCATGCCGGTTCCGTAGAGCAGGCGGGCGAACAGGCCCATGGTGCCGCCCATCTGATCGAGCAGTCTAAACACCTCGGCTGGCGTCAGGACCACGGGAAGGCGGGGCGCCGACTTGGCCTGCACGACCCGGTTCAACCAGGGCAGCTCTGTCTCCAGGACCGCCTTGTAGAGGAAGAGGAGCGCCGCTTTGGCCTGGTTCTGAGTCGAGGGGGCCACCTTCCCCTGGATGGCCAGATGGGAGAGGAAGGCCTCCACCTCATCGGGGCCCATGTCGCGGGGGTACCGTTTCCCGTGGAAGAGGATGAAGCTGCGTATCCACCGGCAGTAGACCGTGTCCGTGGCTGGGCTGAGGTGGCGGATGCTGATGGCCGCGTGGACCTGGTCGAGAAGTCGCGGGGCAGGGGTGGGACCAGGTTCCATATCGCTCCTCGGAGGATTCGGGCTGGCTTCGGAGGCTTGCGGGATGCCTTCAATTAAGGCGAATATTAAGCGAATTTCAACTCAAACTCCGTCCTCCAGGCACCCTGGAAGATCCCGGACATACCAACCTTCCGCCTGGCCAAGGCATCATCTCGGAACGCGGAGCGTTTAGATCGAAGATGACTCACCCATGCGGTATGATTTGCCTGCAAATTTCCTTGAACCCCACCTCATCCGCCAATCATTACGTTTGGAGAATGCCTTCCGAAAATCGGAAATCGTCGCATAGCAGTACATCCCATGCTCCTGTTCCCCCCGTTCTACGACAATTCTTCAAACCCCTCTGTCGCAGAATCTCTAGGTAGGCCGCCATGGACATAAACGCCTACCTTCATGAAATCGAGCATGCTCTAGGAAGCCTACTTGGCTCTATCTGGCATGATCACGAAAGGGCCCAAAAACTCCGGGAGGAGATTCTTCATCTAAAGGAACTCGCGGAAGATCAATACCGAAGAGCAGAGTTCACCCAGATGAATGCAATGGATTCCGAGGATTTGATGGATGGCGTAGGCCTTTACTGGGATACCTATTTTGGCCCTGATAAAGATCAACACTACAAATCCATCTCACTAGAAGAACTCGAAAAAATGTTGGAGGTACGTGAGTTTTCTATCTCGGCACTTTCAGGAAATGTACTTCAACTTGCCAAACAGGGGCTTTCATTGGCCTACGGTTCGCCATCTGATTGGCCTTCTGTTCGCCAAATTGGTTCTCAAACATTAGCTGCAGTTATTCTTCAGGCCCGCAACCAAACCGAGCATTGGGAAGAGGGCAACCCCAAACCGAAAGTGGTGATATGCTTTGATGCGTTGACCGCTGAAATGGGTCCCGAATTCTCACGCTATCGAGAGAAAAATCTTGCCTTTGAAGTTATCTCGCTACTCGGCTGGCATACTCTTGAAGACTTCAATCGAGACTTTCAAACAACGGTTGCAACCAACAGTGATTGATGGGAACTGGCGGCCTAACCCTCAGCTCAACTCGGACCCCGCCTGCATTGCCTCCCGCTCTCTTTCATCTTCCTGCTTCCTCGGCTCCGCTCAGCGCCTCGGTGCAGGCGCGGCCGGTTAGCTTCATTCGTTAGGCCTCGTTCGCCTGTCTATTTCTGTCTTCTGGGCAATCGTGGGCCACACCAGCCCAGCCATCGCGCCACGTTCCATCGCCAAATCGCGCTGTTCGCAGTTCTCCGTCAGTCCAAGAATGGCGTTATTGCTTACTCATCAACCGTCGGCCCATGGATTTCTGCCATCATCGAGGTCGCTTCAGCTTTTGCTCCTTCAGCTTCGCGCAATAACTCCGGCCATTCTCCTTTGGGCTCGTCAGCATGAATGCTCGCTCCCATTCAATCAGGCTCAAATCTCAGCACATCGTGTGCTCGGGTTGCTCCTGCTATGGGCTCGGCCTAACCTTGCGCTCAACTCGGACCCTATCGCTGCGCGCTAGCGTCCTCAAACAATTTAGCATCCCTGTCCCGCAGCAATAGGGCCGGTTAGCTTCATTCGTTAGGCGGCTTCATGAGAATCACTGCCAACCACTAATGTGCAGTTTTACAATTCATCTCGAGGGATCACTATGATATTCGCCCCTTATATACCGCACAATTTACTGAAATACATATATTTGGCAGTTATTCTTAATATGCTTATTTTCTTCTCTCCGCGGGGGTATGCAGCTGATTGCATTTGCCCAACCACAGCTCCATGGTCTGACCCAAATCGTCCTGCGAATGTCAAAGCGGATTTTGGTGCAATGGGAAACGGGGTTGCAAATGACTCCTGCGCCATTATTAATGCCATAAATTCTGGTGCAAAGTACATCCAATTCTCACCTGGGGTATATAAAATTGATTGCGAAATCCCTATAAATACGAGTTGTATTCTCGAGGGAACTGGGCCTGTGAATCAGTACAGCCTCGAATACCCCAATAATTCCACAACAGATCATGGTGCGGTTATTTTGGTTTCACACAATAACTCCGGATTGGGTGGATTCAATGTGGGTGCAGTAAATCCCAATATCCAGGTTACAATTCGAAACCTAGGTTTTGACGCCCCACCTACCTCTTCATCCTTCGCTGCGATTTTATTGCAGTGCACAACGGCCTATTTGTCTGATATTTACACATCTGGAAATCTAAATGGCCTCTTTGTAAATAATTGTTACATTGGTAAAGTGGAACGCTCTATGTTTATGGGAGGGGCTGCCTATGCCA comes from the Geothrix sp. 21YS21S-4 genome and includes:
- a CDS encoding nuclear transport factor 2 family protein, with the protein product MTEKLPPSIERYFSGKNTGDFAAAASAFSESASVKDEGQSHEGRAAIRAWMEETSRKYRDTAEIQDVAMDGAAVQVTALVSGTFPGSPVPLRFKFTLDGSRIGRLEIAS
- a CDS encoding winged helix-turn-helix transcriptional regulator, whose translation is MTRTDEKVRPLLESKDLYPTPGTAATAVEKILRMLEGRWKLVILFRLFGGKILRFSELEREIPGISQKMLIQQLRQLEKDGIVRRVVYPQVPPKVEYRLTEWGQSLCPVLDALLKWEVNRPNPSESVDLE